A region of Natribaculum luteum DNA encodes the following proteins:
- a CDS encoding flippase, with protein MVTREHIVRGFKATLAARAVYMVSSGLLMFVLARYLLEPSAYGSLFWAIGILSIVQLFADFGIGKSASRYFAVYRERDPGQIPHLIQSTIAYKTILLALVAYFLLIFHERIAIALGNPDATPFLAAGIAYIAASSFHGFSQVAFQGFNRLVYSAAVQAIGGVTRLVFAVAFVLLGFGALGAFFGYVVGYAVAAAFGLAVLYYRFYLQYDAAPTFESGLPKRLLEYSVPLAATRSSNVIDKQIDIVLVGYFLSPVAVAFYTLAKQITDFVLAPAASLGFTISPNFGEQKASNQLEQTRVLYQTALTNALLLYVPAAAGLAIVARPFIRLVFGPDYLGAVPVLQIFAVFVVLQAVLNVTTDGLDYLGRARERALAKGVAAISNFGLNVLLIPIVGVVGAAVATVLTHSIYASVSFYVVHAELSLQLEELAASVKRICAITGVMAVAVLLATPLVSDVLWLAGVIGLGAGTWATLAVASGLVDLQEVRTALT; from the coding sequence ATGGTTACACGAGAGCACATCGTTCGCGGGTTCAAGGCGACGCTCGCAGCACGCGCCGTCTACATGGTCTCGAGCGGGCTATTGATGTTCGTCCTCGCCAGGTACCTCCTCGAGCCGAGCGCCTACGGGTCGCTGTTCTGGGCGATCGGGATCCTGAGCATCGTCCAGCTCTTTGCGGACTTCGGCATCGGGAAGTCCGCGTCGCGGTACTTCGCCGTGTATCGCGAGCGCGATCCGGGGCAGATCCCACACCTGATCCAGTCGACGATCGCCTACAAAACGATCCTCCTCGCGCTGGTCGCGTACTTCCTGTTGATCTTCCACGAGCGGATCGCGATCGCACTCGGCAATCCCGACGCCACGCCGTTTCTCGCGGCTGGGATCGCCTACATCGCCGCCTCCTCGTTCCACGGCTTCTCGCAGGTCGCGTTCCAGGGGTTCAACCGACTCGTCTACAGCGCCGCCGTCCAGGCGATCGGCGGCGTCACCCGACTCGTCTTCGCCGTCGCGTTCGTCCTGCTGGGTTTCGGTGCGCTCGGTGCGTTCTTCGGCTACGTCGTCGGCTACGCCGTCGCCGCCGCGTTCGGCCTCGCCGTCCTCTACTACCGGTTCTACCTGCAGTACGACGCCGCGCCTACGTTCGAGTCGGGGCTCCCCAAACGGCTGCTCGAGTACAGCGTCCCGCTGGCGGCGACGCGGAGTTCGAACGTCATCGACAAACAGATCGACATCGTCCTCGTCGGCTACTTCCTGAGTCCCGTGGCCGTCGCCTTCTACACGCTGGCAAAGCAGATCACAGACTTCGTGCTCGCCCCCGCCGCCTCGCTCGGGTTTACGATCTCGCCGAACTTCGGCGAACAGAAGGCGTCGAACCAGCTCGAGCAGACGCGGGTGCTCTACCAGACCGCACTCACCAACGCGTTGTTGCTCTACGTTCCCGCGGCTGCCGGCCTGGCAATCGTCGCGAGACCGTTCATCCGTCTCGTCTTCGGACCCGACTACCTCGGTGCAGTCCCTGTCTTGCAGATATTCGCCGTGTTCGTCGTCTTGCAGGCGGTCCTGAACGTCACGACCGACGGGCTGGACTACCTCGGCCGCGCCCGGGAGCGAGCGCTCGCGAAAGGGGTCGCCGCGATCAGTAACTTCGGGCTCAACGTCCTTCTCATCCCGATCGTCGGAGTGGTTGGCGCGGCGGTCGCGACGGTGCTCACGCACTCGATCTACGCCAGCGTGAGTTTCTACGTCGTCCACGCGGAACTCTCCTTGCAGCTCGAGGAGCTCGCGGCGTCCGTGAAACGGATCTGTGCGATCACCGGTGTGATGGCCGTCGCCGTCCTGCTGGCGACGCCGCTGGTCTCCGACGTGCTCTGGCTGGCCGGCGTGATCGGACTCGGTGCGGGGACGTGGGCGACGCTCGCGGTCGCGAGCGGACTGGTCGACCTCCAGGAAGTTCGTACCGCCCTCACGTGA